The Mytilus trossulus isolate FHL-02 chromosome 3, PNRI_Mtr1.1.1.hap1, whole genome shotgun sequence genome contains a region encoding:
- the LOC134710185 gene encoding putative ankyrin repeat protein RBE_0220, with protein sequence MACLHGHTEIVKMLLDRGADYNKYGRYGESPVMKACENGHIEIVKMLLDRGADYNKCDVDDSSPLIKACEHGHTEIVKMLLDRGADYNKYGRYGESPLMKACENGRVEIVKMLLDRGADYNKCDEDDSSPLMEACENGHIEIVKILLDKGADYNKYGRYGESPLMKACKNGRVEIVKMLLDRGADYNKGYNVGQSPVMMACEYGHTEILRMLLDKGADCSKCDGQGQSASKIAYKRGNKAIIAMIHQHTSQKIVRK encoded by the coding sequence ATGGCTTGTTTACATGGTCATACAGAAATAGTTAAGATGTTGTTAGACAGAGGAGCAGACTATAATAAATATGGAAGGTATGGTGAGTCACCTGTAATGAAGGCTTGTGAAAATGGTCATATAGAAATAGTAAAGATGTTGTTAGACAGAGGAGCAGACTATAATAAATGTGATGTAGATGACAGTTCACCTTTAATTAAGGCTTGTGAACATGGTCATACAGAAATAGTTAAGATGTTGTTAGACAGAGGAGCAGACTATAATAAATATGGAAGGTATGGTGAGTCACCGTTAATGAAGGCTTGTGAAAATGGTCGTGTAGAAATAGTTAAGATGTTGTTAGACAGAGGAGCAGACTATAATAAATGTGATGAAGATGACAGTTCACCTTTAATGGAGGCTTGTGAAAATGGTCATATAGAAATAGTTAAGATTTTGTTAGACAAAGGAGCAGACTATAATAAATATGGAAGGTATGGTGAGTCACCGTTAATGAAGGCTTGTAAAAATGGTCGTGTAGAAATAGTTAAGATGTTGTTAGACAGAGGAGCAGACTATAATAAAGGGTATAATGTTGGTCAGTCACCTGTAATGATGGCTTGTGAATATGGCCATACCGAAATACTGAGAATGTTGTTAGACAAAGGAGCAGACTGTAGTAAATGTGATGGACAGGGTCAGTCAGCTTCAAAGATTGCCTATAAAAGAGGAAACAAAGCTATAATTGCTATGATTCATCAACATACCAGTCAGAAAATAGTTCGAAAatga
- the LOC134710391 gene encoding putative ankyrin repeat protein RBE_0220, whose translation MLTEELNEETRIIIENTCEACRLDRGTSRLVLQDELDSLTHTFIKKRMIDDWSKGKLQDVFSNINMKIPQFRQKLLCYLKTQDISHQTKLANICDKRKPLFKNHYNTYNYDNDDDDNYTYASSVYTFETSLLHCCYLGDISFVKWCCDHGVDVNGCSSHDQAFENRYTCIEILKMFLHRGVDYNKCDRYCVSPVMTACENGHIEIVKMLLDRGADYNKCDKADSSPLIKACEHGHTEIVKMLLDRGADYNKYGRNGESPVMKACENGHTEIVKMLLDRGADYNKYGRNEEQTIIHVLEEVIHL comes from the exons ATGTTGACAGAAGAGTTGAATGAAGAAACCAGGATTATCATTGAAAATACATGTGAGGCATGTAGATTAGATAGGGGAACATCAAGACTTGTATTACAGGATGAACTTGACTCACTCACACATACTTTCATaaagaaa AGAATGATAGATGACTGGTCAAAGGGCAAATTACAAGATGTATTTAGTAACATCAATATGAAGATACCTCAGTTCAGACAGAAATTGCTCtgttatttaaaaacacaaGATATATCCCACCAGACAAAACTGGCAAATATCTGTGATAAACGTAAACCATTATTTAAAAACCATTATAATACGTATAACtatgataatgatgatgatgataattATACCTATGCATCATCTGTATATACCTTTGAAACTTCTTTATTACATTGTTGTTATTTAGGAGATATTTCTTTTGTCAAGTGGTGTTGTGATCATGGTGTAGATGTAAATGGATGTTCATCTCATGATCAGGCTTTTGAAAATAGATATACgtgtatagaaatattaaagATGTTTTTACACAGAGGAGTAGACTATAATAAATGTGACAGGTATTGTGTGTCACCTGTAATGACTGCATGTGAAAATGGACATATAGAAATAGTTAAGATGTTGTTAGACAGAGGAGCAGACTATAATAAATGTGATAAAGCTGACAGTTCACCTTTAATTAAGGCTTGTGAACATGGTCATACAGAAATAGTTAAGATGTTGTTAGACAGAGGAGCAGACTATAATAAATATGGAAGGAATGGTGAGTCACCTGTAATGAAGGCTTGTGAAAATGGTCATACAGAAATAGTTAAGATGTTGTTAGACAGAGGAGCAGACTATAATAAATATGGAAGGAATG AGGAGCAGACTATAATACATGTGCTAGAGGAGGTGATTCACCTGTAA